In Clostridium sporogenes, one genomic interval encodes:
- the coaBC gene encoding bifunctional phosphopantothenoylcysteine decarboxylase/phosphopantothenate--cysteine ligase CoaBC encodes MNKKCVVLGVTGGIASYKALDIVSKLKKLNYDVNVIMTKSALQFIHPLPFQSLSGNMVSNDMFEEPKAFEIQHISLAKKADMILVAPATANIIGKVANGIADDMLSTTIMAATCPVVFVPAMNTNMYKNPIVKNNIEKLKGFGYEFINPISGRLACGDVGEGKMADTEDIVEIADSMLYPIKDLTGKNVLVTAGPTLAPIDPVRYITNKSSGKMGYSIAKEARDRGAKVTLVSGPTNLRTPLGVDIIKINTNEEMLKAVKDNFRNQHIVIKSAAVADFKPKEYKEHKIKKTGDDLNLALIRDKDILKELGLIKENQILVGFAAESKDLLDNAKSKLEKKNLDFIIANNILSKETGFASEDNLVTIISRDGHIKNLEKMSKREVAKEIFDTILNKK; translated from the coding sequence ATGAATAAAAAATGTGTAGTATTAGGTGTAACAGGGGGAATAGCTAGCTATAAAGCTCTAGATATAGTGAGCAAATTAAAAAAGCTAAATTATGATGTAAATGTAATAATGACAAAGTCTGCCCTACAGTTTATACACCCACTACCTTTTCAAAGTTTAAGTGGTAATATGGTTTCAAACGATATGTTTGAAGAACCAAAGGCCTTTGAGATACAACATATATCCTTAGCTAAAAAGGCAGATATGATATTGGTGGCTCCTGCTACAGCTAATATTATTGGTAAAGTAGCTAATGGTATAGCTGATGATATGTTATCTACTACTATAATGGCAGCTACTTGTCCTGTAGTATTTGTACCAGCTATGAATACAAACATGTATAAAAATCCTATAGTAAAAAATAATATAGAAAAACTAAAAGGTTTTGGTTATGAATTTATTAACCCTATATCAGGAAGATTAGCCTGTGGAGATGTAGGGGAAGGTAAAATGGCTGATACCGAAGATATAGTAGAAATAGCAGATAGTATGCTTTATCCTATAAAAGACTTAACGGGAAAAAATGTATTAGTTACTGCAGGTCCTACCCTAGCACCTATAGATCCAGTAAGATATATAACAAATAAATCTTCTGGAAAAATGGGATATTCTATAGCAAAGGAAGCTAGAGATAGGGGCGCAAAGGTTACATTAGTATCTGGTCCTACAAACTTAAGGACACCTTTAGGCGTAGATATAATAAAAATTAATACAAATGAAGAGATGCTTAAAGCTGTTAAAGATAATTTTAGAAATCAGCACATAGTTATAAAATCTGCAGCTGTAGCAGATTTTAAGCCTAAAGAATATAAAGAGCATAAAATAAAAAAAACTGGTGATGATTTAAATTTAGCACTAATAAGAGATAAAGATATTTTAAAAGAATTAGGACTAATAAAAGAAAATCAAATATTGGTAGGCTTTGCAGCAGAAAGCAAAGATCTTTTAGATAACGCTAAATCTAAATTGGAGAAGAAAAATCTAGACTTTATAATAGCAAATAATATATTGTCTAAGGAAACAGGATTTGCATCAGAGGATAATTTGGTTACAATAATATCCAGGGATGGACATATTAAAAATTTAGAAAAAATGTCTAAAAGAGAAGTAGCTAAAGAGATATTTGATACTATATTAAATAAAAAATAA
- the rpoZ gene encoding DNA-directed RNA polymerase subunit omega has translation MSNSMINPSIVNLLEKVDDRYSLVTITSKRSRQLIDGAKPLIDIDSTKPVTVAINEIHEGKITYKTVKEGIK, from the coding sequence ATGAGCAATTCTATGATTAATCCATCAATAGTAAATTTATTAGAAAAGGTTGATGACAGATATTCATTAGTAACTATAACATCTAAAAGATCAAGACAATTAATAGATGGAGCAAAACCACTTATAGATATAGATTCAACTAAACCTGTTACAGTAGCAATAAATGAAATACATGAGGGAAAAATAACTTATAAAACAGTTAAAGAAGGAATAAAATAA